One Rosa chinensis cultivar Old Blush chromosome 5, RchiOBHm-V2, whole genome shotgun sequence genomic region harbors:
- the LOC121049371 gene encoding uncharacterized protein LOC121049371 → MINHNIKNCRAHLKCTYCNWKGHTYDYCRRRKNAIESGQAKSKANHVALQDDQKEAATDFPFSREECHQLLNQLLTKTKAASANLVGNIPNYEELSGPTIGEDDWDGN, encoded by the exons ATGATCAACCACAACATAAAGAACTGCAGAGCTCATCTCAAATGCACATACTGCAATTGGAAGGGACATACCTATGACTACTGCCGAAGGAGGAAGAATGCTATTGAAAGTGGCCAAGCAAAATCAAAAGCAAATCATGTAGCTCTTCAAGATGATCAAAAGGAAGCTGCGACTGATTTCCCATTTTCACGCGAAGAGTGTCATCAACTTCTCAATCAGCTCCTAACCAAAACTAAGGCTGCCTCAGCCAATTTGGTTGGTAACATTCCCAACTATGAAGAGCTTTCAG GACCTACAATCGGGGAAGATGATTGGGACGGGAACTAA